Within Cucumis melo cultivar AY chromosome 4, USDA_Cmelo_AY_1.0, whole genome shotgun sequence, the genomic segment ccaaaaaatggtagcaattgaaaagttgtgcaagtcatccaaaataagcgtaTATGAGACGTGTAAGAAGTGGAGGATATTGAGAACGACCACATTAATGTACTAGAAATCGTTGTAAGCCATCGagtggatgaccacatcgaggatgacactctgtgtAGGTTTGATGTTGATTCCATAATCATTGAAAGACTGATTGTGCGTCATTtcactgacgacttcatcgacgatgtggatgaacaaTTGTCATATGCAAGTGATGACGacgaattatagtgacaaaccatgtacccacatatttatgtagtttatatatttgattctagctatgtgttcgtatttgcttattgaatgtttgttttctatattCAGATGCATTATGTCATACCTACGTAATAATTTTATGAGAAAGATGTtatgttcctcgagtttgaggacgatttagataacctTGCGAGAGGGTCATCGTCCGCGGgtgacaatacgggtgagtctaagaatttccttcattttaacttaggattatttcatgtttttctCTAGCATTATAtgtaattataatttattgagcagggtcgTCTTCTCAACCACCTTCGACTTCAACTTCTAGAAGAcatgcgcagtctcgactcttagaGTTGGAGCATCACGTTGCAGTcaatgggcgcattccgatgacgatcgcccctggagcggagaaaCCTATTTCCCTATACGttgttcgcttcagccaggcgatagacATGTGCGTGCAAAAGATATTTCAATCGTTGCCTTAAGTGGATGGGCGTTggcagagaatacattgaggtcatCAATGGTGACCTTTAGGTAATTAagtccactacacatttatgatttcatttgaaacatatgtaagttaaccaatctaatgtgttatttttgtaatgtgtagctgttttttgtgcttgatttcaatgatcaagcaatgaataggtttgttgagcattaGATGCTCaacacctttaaagagtttcgggccgactgtcacagacacttcaaaaagtacaacgacctcgaggaggctcgtgccaacccaccaaatgtattggttggacgtcatgaggattggcacttcctctgcgaccactACATGTGCATTCCAGGTATAATCATAGCAGCAGGTCAAAGttgtttctacaacgacagcacAAGCTCGCTGAGTAAAAAGGGAAGTCGATCGATCGTGTGGAGTTGTTTCGAGAAACACATGTTTGAGTCGGGACGTCCATGTCGCAGGTCGCAGAGGATGTGCATGTAAGTTATCGAACCAAcacttatgcccttattaattatcctctttcattatatatttttgcattacctaacttagtttttaaatttgttgcagaattaaatgctggaactctagtcccagcctaccccagaaGGTAGTTAGTCACTCTCTGGGGATGAGATATgtgatcaggtgttgggtagatgaccaagctactcaaaaggccttggttagggacccaagccgaaggcccgcaagACGACGAGTGCAAGCAGCTCCACGACGTCATGGTCTCAATCGGCCacagaaagagagattcaaatacaagctaaacttgatcaagctttggaacggattaaattgcaagatagaaattaccaagcattagcttcagaAATGGAACAAATGCGGAAGCTGATACAGGACATGACTCGAGCACAGCAAGGACCAGCACATGATCCTTAGCTTTGCGGCACATATATATGttcccattattcttaagtttttgcaatgatagtatacagtgatgctaattgatatatatgtactaaacttagctacttttgtatcattgtagaaCCCGCAATGTAGAATGGCATGTACGAGCCTCGTTAGGAGACATATAACTTTGTTTGCGcttctttgtattatgaatgctagattttttgtattatgaatgctattatgttttttaaacTTCTTCGTGTTATGAATattaaatcttttctttttgaatttgtgtttgtatttcgtaattaatttatattgaattttctttaatttaattcaaaacgAATATCATTATTTCACAAAAATAGAGAACTTGTTTTAgcaatattttaggaaaaaaattaaaattacatatttttttaaaaaaatacatataaaaaggaattcccgatGCAACATAACATCGGGGATAGTTCTTCTGACACATGTCCAACGTCGAATAAGGAAACGTCGGGGGATGTAATTCCCGACGCCATGACAGGTGTCGGCATAAGATACTTGAGGATAGTTATTACCGACGCGGTGAGATGCATCGGGAGAGTTATTCCCGACGTCTTGTTGGTCGTGCGTTTTTGTTTAATATTGTTGGTCGGAATTCCCGACGTCAATCCTTCTCCCTACGCGTTTCTTTTGACATGTGTCTCGAAGCTGTAAACGACGTCGGAATATCGTTTTTGTTTAATATTGTTTTCTGTATGTCGAGAGcccccccgtctcttgtagtgagGTAACAAAAGGGTGGCGTCAGTGATAGACAACATTTggttatttttatatatattgcaATTCATTTTcgaatatttgaaaaaaaattgatttaaagTATTAACAAACAAGGCATGCacacataaaaatatatatcgcaaaagaattgacaattatagtaaaatttaaGCTTACCTTCTTAAATAGATATTATACTGTATACAATGAAAAAAGTTATTAATAATATAGTCTAccattaataaattttataatttcttAAAACTTTAAACTTTTTGGTCTATAGTAATAGTATTAGTTATTAAATTACCAAAACATTTAATAAACTTTATAGCTTGAAACCATTATAAGTGGAGAAACAAACGACTTTACTACTTTTGATActaaaagtatatataaatacatCATCTTCCAAATCCAACTTCacttcaaaaatcaaaataaaaagaagagatATAGGAATCCAATGGCAGCAAAGAAGATGACAATTAAAAAATGTGAAGAACTCCCAAAGTGCGAGTATCGAAATGACCCGGTTCTGATAAAACCAATAAGCGAAACTCCGAAGCATATTCTACGTATCAAATATTCCTAAGGTTTTCGATAAAATGTGTTTTAGTTTACACAGAATCAATAGAAGCAGAATGGTTGAAATTTTGTCTTTCAAGAGTTCTAATGGATTATTATCCACTAGCTGGGCGGCTGAGGGGCTGTCCCATGAACTCTCAGAAGCTTGAAGTTGATTGCAATGGAGAAGGAGCTTTGTTTGCTGAAGCTTTTCTGGACCTAAATTCTCatcattttctttcattttgttataAATCACCAAACGCAGCTTTTTGACGAAGACAACCCTTTTGTTTAAGCCTAAGCTGCTGGATCCCCTAAATCTCCCTCCTCTCCTTCTTCAAGTTaatactttttcctttttttaatcttaaattTTCCTTAGTAACAACCTtatgatatattattttttgtacaaatttaaatctcttttttcaATAGCAATTTCTTCTTTAACACAAACAGTGTTGGAAGCGTTTGATGAacaccccaaataaataatcaccaaatagaatatttgatagaaaacaaaaacctttttggaagacttgttgtgtgtattcaactcacacttggattaatttagattacaacatttcaatcctatttataggattgtcatgagaataactcatatcacaattaaatacaacaaattaaatcctacatttaactaaggtgaaactcttactaaattaactctaacatttttaactcacatccttctctaacttacataaattaactcacatataacttatttatttaaaacatgtttaattttcaacatcctcccttaaacatgttttttttttttttttgaaaaactcaAAGAAAAGTTCTGGTTGTCAAACACATTAACTTTGAGTGTCTTCGTAAAAATATCTGCAATTTGATCTTCAGTCTTCACATATTCAACTTGAACCTCCTTCCTTGAAATGCAATCTCTGATGAAGTGAAATCTTGTATCAATGTGTTTGCTACGATCATGGAACACAGGATTCTTTGCTAAAGCAATTGTTGACTTATTGTCTACATGAATCACAGTTGGATCATCTTGCAAAATTCCAACTGTCTTTAACATATTTCTTAACCAAACTGCATGACAAACACATGAAGCTGCAGCAACGTATTCTGCCTCACAAGTGGATAATGTCACAATAGGTTGATTCTTAGAACTCCATGTAAATGCAATATTGCCAATGAAGAAAACATATCCACTAGTGCTCTTTCGATCATTAGTATCTCCAGCCCAGTCACTATCACAATAGCCTTCGAGCTTGAATTCTTTAGATGAAGAATAAAACAACTCATAGTTAAGCATACCTTTGAAGTAACGAAGAATTCTCTTTGCCACTTTCAAATGAGTAGTTGTAGGAGATTCCATAAATCGACTCACCAATCCAACGCTGAAAAGAATATTTGGtcgtgtgcaagtcaaataTCTTAAACTCCCAACCAAATATTTGAAATATGAAGGATCAACATCATCTCCTTCTTCATGTTTGGACAGTTTGGTCCCAGTTTCAATCGGAGTTGCGACAGGCTTAGAATTCATCATATTAAACTTCTCTAGAATTTCTCTAGTATATCGTTCTTGAGAGAAGAAAATTCCTTCCTCTAACTGCTTCACTTCAATGCCAAGATAATATGACATTAGCCCTATATCtgtcatttcaaattcttgggTCATTACGTTCTTGAGATCTTCAAACACACTTGCACATCCACGTACAAACAAACTACCAAAATATCTCCATGACTATTAACCTTAATATAAAGAGAATGTTCATAAGTACACCTCAAATACCCATTATCAAGGAAATATTTGTTGATTCTGCTATTCCACATTCTTGGTGCTTGTTTCAAACCGTATAATGtcttcaattttagaactttatcCTCTAGGTCTTTCACATAATAACTAGGAGGCTGTTCTATGTAGACttcttgtaacgacccaactttccggactaagctgaggtcactactcagtactaagactcgaccacgaaacacaaaaattcataacggaccggttacaaTTCATTAagacgttagaaatattacaaaaacagtttcgggccctattttaaatcacattcacgaaagtttcaaataaaatactcaagtcatcaactcaaaatcacaaaaccgaatattctaacaaaatacatcagcggaagcataaagaaaccagacgcgtccatatggccttcacgcgtccttcctgcctctcgtcggtctgcccctcgctgtacccttacctgaaaagttaaagaagagaaagggtgagtataaaatatacccagtaagggacccactactgggcccgtcagggaacaacagttaacttcctattcaggggtaccctacgtaaacagtctagtggtttcgtagaacgcacacatcagtcccgtgatcccgaaggatgcacgtatcagtctagtgatcccgaaggatacacctatcagtctagtgatcctgagggatgcacatatcagtctagtgatcccaaaggatgcacatatcagtctagcgatcccgaaggatgcacgtatcagtctagtgatcccgaaggatacacctacccgtaaggtacactaccctatagatgaagctaaccgttacccctcattCCTTACTAGACCGTCTAtaacagtcacactccgacaacatCCATATTACACTTTcaccataggctttgccagccagatagtataggtttaaacaacaacctcctcagttgctatatgcgctTCCAATttacacaccattgtgatattccttagatccagtcaactagtcaaatcagaatcgaacgcatagtccttccacgacaacactccatgatcaacatccagacaaTAGTCTACCACACACCTAACCTTAAGATTGTAAAGACCAACAgcatacaattccagttcacatcgtagcccattaacataactacaatacaccgaacatccgggcatcggtatctatccgtaaacaactccttacacccaatggtacacaagctacaactagcggtcacgtacatttacatcagacaagagcatagcaacgatacttaaaagtcaaacatacatccatttattcagtacagttactaacgcgtaatcccctgtggattactacatttccagcctcgatccgaggtccagtagtaggaaaacccttacctgatacttggttatgcccctcgagcGAGTCCAcactcaacagatccacctaaacgaaaacaccagggtttaaacgatgacacatGTAACAGTCACCTTCTTAATTCATTCGAAACAAcaacgtcggcttacccgagtaaagggagctattcccCAAATGAATTTGCCGTGGGACTGTGAACTTGAACGTTAAACCCTTATTACCTTCAAGGAATGAAAGATAGGACCCaatcttactccaatattcaaactcgaaacggttatagcaacattgggtaaattaccaaaatgatccttaccaaagactcaccgtgacTCGAAGTGGAAGgagaaaaatatggcttaggtggctcggctcggctcggctcaccctcggctcgccTCGGTTCACTCTCGGCTCGGAGCGGCTCACCCTCGACTCGGTGCGACTCaccctcggcttggctcggctcacgacccggctcgcggctcaactcggcttggctcggctcgcggctcggttcGCGGCTCGGTTCGGTCTTCGGCTTGCGTCTCGGCTCGATCttcggcttgcggctcgcggcttggtCTTCGACTTGTGGCTCGCTGCTCCGCTCAGATTCACGAATCGGGTCAGTTTGGATTagggttctcgggtcggcttGCAAGAAGGGAAATCCGTGACTGATGGAGGTTTGCCGTCGGCTGCTCGGCGAACGACGCGGCGGATGGCAGCTGGACGcggtcggacgaaggacgcacggcgaCGTCTGAGTGTGTGAGACTGGGAGGGGGTTCGGAAAAATGGATGGACCGCGACGGACGAAGGCTGGAGTGGTGAGATTGTCGTCGACGGAGACGGAAACGGAACCACCACAGAGAAAGGGAGACGGAGAGGAGGGATGGCGTTTGGCGGTTgtggaagagagatggtgggaGGCGGCgctgaagagaaaaaaaaaagagagagctgcggcggcgcgaggaagaagacgaagagGATGAAAAGGGGGGCGCGCGCGCGTAGcttagggttttttaaaaaaataatattattatatatatatatatatatatatatatatatatatatatatatatatatctaaataaaataataataataataataataataataataataatattaatatcaaataatgaatataatattaaataaagataaatgtatcaatattaaattataatgaataataataatataaattatattatattattattttatcacttacaaaattttaaaatcccgaaaaattcacataaaatgctaaaattttacctcgaaaattcgggccGTTACACTTCTTCTTCTAGATATCCATTCAAAAATGCCgatttgacatccatctgaaaGATCTTTCAATTATTTTGTGCAGCAAGAGCAATTAGCAACCTTATGGTTTCCAAACGAGCAACGGGAGCAAATACTTCATCATAATCAATGccttttctttgagaatatccttttacaactaatcttgctttgtatctctccacttctccctttttcttttctttttatcttgaacACCCATTTGACACCTACTGCTTTCTTTCCATTTAGAAGAGTAGAAAGTTTCCAcgtatcattcttttttatggcttttatctcttcatccatagcaatcttccatttgtcattttgcgaagcttcttcaaaattcaaaggttcactgtcaccaaatagacaaaaaagaataaggttattaaaactttgacttaactCTTCAGTTTCATCATATATGTCTCGTAAGCTTCTCATGCCATGAGGCCCTTCACTTGAACTTGCAGATGATGAAGATGTGCTTTGTTGTGGAGTGATCGGCGATGTTGGTGGAGAAGTAATGTCACTAGGTTCATCACAATCGTcaggaaaaaacaaaaatttgtaaTCTTCTGGTTCGTCATTCCAATTCCATgatgcttcttcatcaaacaCAACATCTCTGCTTACGATCAACTTCTTTGTAACAGAATTATAAAGCTTGTAGCCTTTTGAGCTTGCATCATAGCCAATAAACACATATTTCTCACTTTTATCATCAAGCTTACTACGCTTTTGATCAGGTATATGCGCATAAGCCATGCATCCAAATACTCTCAAATGACCAATGGATGGTTTTCTTCCTATCCATGCTTGTTGAGGAGTTTTGTTCCATAAGCTTCTAGTAGGGGAACGATTTGACAAGTATACTGCACACTTAACAGCTTGTGCCCAAAATTCTTTTGGCATCTTCTTGCACTTCAATATGCTTCGAGCCATGTTAAGTATTGTTCGATTCTTCCTTTCAACAACACtattttgttgaggagtaaaTGGAACTGTCATAGGTCGACGAATCTCATTTTCTGCGCAAAAAgttttgaattcatttgaagTGAATTCACCTCCCCTGTCTGATCTCAAAGCTTTAATGTAATAAccactttctttttcaacaagAGCTTTAAATCTCTTGAACATGCCAAATACTTCTGATTTCTCCTTGACAAAGTAAACCCAAGTTTTTCGACTGAAATCATTAATAAATAATACGAAATAATTATTCTTACCGAAAGAACTTAGTTTGATCGGTCCATAAAGATCCGTGTGAACTAACTACAGTGGTCTCCTTGCTCTCGAAGATGATTCTTGTGGAAAACTCTTCCTTGATTGTTTGCCATGAAAACAACCTTCACAAAGTTGATCTGGATGTTTGACATATGGCAACCCTTTCACCATGTTCTTCCTGGCTAATAATCTTAAGCCATCAAAGTTCAAATGCCCAAATCTCAAGTGCCAAATCCAATTGGGATCTTTCAAACATGACTTTAAACATTTAGCAACATCAGTTTAaatgtttaataaaaacattttatttttcgTCATTTGCACTTTAGCAATAATTTTGTCATGATTATCTCTTATCAAAAGACTATAATCCTTCATCAAAATATTATAgcctttctctaagagttgccCCAAACTATAAATGTTGTTCTTCATATTAGGCACATAATAAACATTAGAGATAAACTCATGCTTCCCATTCttcaaattgatcaaaattttaccttttcctttgacTGGAATTTTTGTAGCATCACCAAATACAATATCGCCACCAACAGATTCATCAAGTTCCACGAACATTGATTTACTTCCACACATGTGATTGCTTGCACCACTATCGAGATACCATGCACTGTTTTCACATGTTTCCGCACATTTGCATGCTAGAAACAATGAGGAATCACcgctttcttcatctttctcagcATAATTTGCATTTTCTTCAACTCTATTTCTGCATTCCCAAGAATAATGGCCGAATTTATGACAATTATAACATTCAACCTGTCTTCTGTCATACCTCCTGTCATTATTTGATCTTTCCCCACTTGACCTAGAATAATGTTGTCTTCCTCTACCTCTGGATGAATTTATGTTTGAATTACTctcatcaaattttctttgacCATAGCTTCCTCGACCTCGATCTTTGAAATCACCACGTCCACAATTACCATCATGTCCTCGACCTCGATTTCCTTTTTCTAGGTTGTCTTCCTTGtcttttaatttcaactttGACTGAAAAAGTTGCTCAGTCATCTGCTTGTTCTTCTTAAGAAGCTTCTCTTCATGGGCTTGTAAAGAACCCATAAGTTGATCAATGGACATTGTACTCAAATCCTTTGGTTCTTCAATAGCTACAAcgatgaaattaaatttttcatccaatgaGAAAAGTATCTTTTCTACTACTTGCTCATCGCTTATTGTCTCACcaaatcttttcatttcatttactaTTGCTAGCAATCTTGAAGTATAATCTAAAACTGATTCAGACTCCTTCATATGTAGTGATTCATAATCACCTCTCAATTTTTGAAAGCGAACCTTCTTGACTCGATCTACTCCTTTATACGTATTCTCCAAAATTTGTCATGCTTGATATGCAGTAGTTGCTCcagaaattttctcaaaattgttATCATCGATGGCTTGATGAATGATGGTAAGAgccttttgatctttttttcttgtattttgtaAAGCTTCTCGTTGAGCTTGATTCAAAGCTGCATCACTTTCTAGTTCTTCATAACCAGTACTAACAATGTCTCACACATCTTGTGAACCAAGTAGAGCTTTTATTCAAATACACCAACTACTATAATTTTCTTTCGTAAGTCGAGGTACTTGGAAGGGAACTAAATTGTTGTTTGCCATTTGCAAAACCAATTTTTTGACTCCAAActcaagctctgataccactttgttggaagcgtttgatgagcaccccaaataaataatcaccaaatagaatttttgatagaaaacaaaaacctttttggaagacttgttgtgtgtattcaactcacacttggataatttagattacaacatttcaatcctatttataggattgtcatgagaataactcatatcacaattaaatacaacaaattaaatcctacatttaactaaggtgaaactcttactaaattaactctaacatttttaactcacatccttctctaacttacataaattaactcacatataacttatttatttaaaatatgtttaattttcaacaaaCAGTACTATGACAGATTATTTTAAATTGTACCTTTTAACTTGTATATTAAAGTAGTTTCATTATGTTTTAATTATAACATcatttaaccaatgtttttattattaattaaataatcaaaTTGCAACAGTTCTACTAAAGTATTGTACAAATGAAGtgtaaaaattaaaatgttaacATGTAGAAACAAACCAATAAACTTTAGCCGATTTTGTGAACTTAATTTTCTACCTTATTCTAGATCATTTTCATGACTAAAAGCCGTTTCGATTagtaatcttttattttttgtttagaaaattaactCTATATAAACCTCTTCCATAAATGAATCTCTTGGTTCGATTCTACTTTTTCACTTAAgtttcatttttgaaattttttgaaattttttttctttgtaatttatgtaccaagaaaaaaagaattgaaagtaGAGAATTTTCAGGTAACGTATCTCCGGTGCGGTGGTATGATTGTAACAACCGCAATCAATCACTGATTATGCGATGGCCACGGAACGTCCCAATTTCTGCATGCTTGGGCCCACATAATCTCTCCCCTCCACTAAACCCACCGTTCCACAGCCGCCACGTGTTATCTCACTACCAACACCAAAACCCCACCAAAATCCCCTTCCCTTAGCCCCAGTATACTAAAACCCCACGCCCCAACTGGCACCTCGACATCACTAAATCCTTCCATTCTCAGCCCTTGATCCCTTCCTCCACCATCTTCACCCCATCTCAAATCCTCCTCCTAAAACCCTCCTCCAACTGCACCACTTTCCAAACCCTAGCTTCCTACACCTGTTCGCTCCCTCGATCTCCCCCCTTCCCTTCACATCAAGCTTATTTTCTCTGTTAATATCCGAACAGACTTTCCCCCAAAATCCCTCGCAGCTATTACGGGAATGCCATCGTTCTCGGATGTGCCCAGTCTTCAGTCAACCAATTGACCCTTGCGCATGACTTAAACACCGTCGTTCGCTTGGTCCAAAACGCCAAATCCATCGTCGATGACGATTACGTCAAGTCCATGATCTTTCAGCTAAAGGACAAAAAGTCTCCAAGCCGACTTGTCGGCCACTTTGGTTATATCGAATTGGACGAAATTGGGATTACAGGACTTAGATTTTGGGTCAGGGAAGCCTCTTAAAATGAGCCCTTTGGCTAGCCATGTCTTCTGCTTGTTTTTGCCAGTGATTGGAGATGTTAAGGCAATGGGAGTTCTCGTGTCACTTCCGGCGAATGTGGTTGAGAAGTTCGAGTATTATTTGACTGGTGAGTGGTTTTCCGATAGAGAAACGAACGTTTGATGAAAGGAGGCCCACATACGATGGGCTATTTTAAATGGGCCTTAATTGGTGATCTTGTCTGACCGATAGGCCCAAAATGGTGTATAACCCGCCCTTTTCGATTGTAGAAAGATCGAAGGAAAAATCTAATTTGACTACGAAATTTCACACA encodes:
- the LOC107992363 gene encoding uncharacterized mitochondrial protein AtMg00810-like, with translation MTQEFEMTDIGLMSYYLGIEVKQLEEGIFFSQERYTREILEKFNMMNSKPVATPIETGTKLSKHEEGDDVDPSYFKYLVGSLRYLTCTRPNILFSVGLVSRFMESPTTTHLKVAKRILRYFKGMLNYELFYSSSKEFKLEGYCDSDWAGDTNDRKSTSGYVFFIGNIAFTWSSKNQPIVTLSTCEAEYVAAASCVCHAVWLRNMLKTVGILQDDPTVIHVDNKSTIALAKNPVFHDRSKHIDTRFHFIRDCISRKEVQVEYVKTEDQIADIFTKTLKVRGTIHGSKFVVLIDCGATHNYGVILGYGAAVKGKGVEEVKIMLND